One segment of Rosa chinensis cultivar Old Blush chromosome 6, RchiOBHm-V2, whole genome shotgun sequence DNA contains the following:
- the LOC112169204 gene encoding TMV resistance protein N — translation MAFSTQRSLASLPPAESGPRWKHDVFLSFRGEDTRKGFTSHLYHELHYWQAIKTFKDDRELDIGSRISPELLSAIRESQLAIVVLSPHYASSTWCLDELTKIIECMEARNAILPIFYEVNPSDVRKQRGSFAEAFTMHEEKFGEVDAEKVKQWRVALTKAANLSGWDSKNYKSERELIEDIVKYVWRKVHPNLKLLDSTEPLVGIDSTLQQLGLLLAQEANDVRFIGIWGMGGIGKTTIAKLVFQKISHHFELAKFLTNVREVSARHGTLVDLQKQLLSPMLKESITEVYDEMQGTLFTKNCLSNKKVLLVLDDVDQVNQLEKLAKREDWFGAGSRVIITTRDERLLVEHGIELIYKVEGLNDEEALELFSQNAFQKDQYDEGLLELSKSFVNYARGLPLALKVLGRSLYKRGRDEWISALGKLKKSPGREIFTSLKISYDRLDETDKDIFLDVAFFHKGKDKEELLEILDKTYDFSSLLGINVLIEKSLLTISKSLYNNSRTNVEMHDLIQEMAWEIVRQESPDEPGRRSRLCHHMDIFHVFINNSGTQALKGIVLRLPELEKAYWNCEAFSKMSQLRYVEFQNVNIPSGPSFLPKTLITLKWSWYPSKCLPYDFQLHFLTELKMPKSNLVQLWEGAQDLPNLKYLDLVYSENLTKTPDFTRTPNLKELVLRHCTDLVEIHPSIAMLKRLERLDLSDCTSITSLPTEFETDSLKFFSVKHCSKLKKIPEFGEQMKNLLQLWLSGTAIVKVPSSIDRQVGLKYLQLHDCESLLCLPNAICNLKFLLQLDISRCSKFEKLPENLGKMESLEYFRMNETSITDLPPSLSLLKDLQVLECRGSPIKKQDGGFWGLFVRKSPEPLGLVLHSLNGLRSLKQLDLSDCNICQGGIPDDIGCLSFVQQLDLSGNNFVTLPSSIKRLSNLHVFRLQRCQRLQQVPDLPSTSSLHISADDCISLVMLPQPSELRRSSIKSRGFSFTSANCFGLVDNEGCNNGIFSMLRRLASQGISTDYGNFSFNIVSPGSKISEWFAFQNEGDSLIVELPLPDSWRSSKWMGLAFCVMFADDPAASLEYDYSVIECSSEGIDSLSWQLGKKGNLVKDHFWVFYLHRQEYWNNTTASSHIRFSLQTYCRSNQVPLVLSIDELSKYGNLVTKGAYNVKKCGARLVFEDDLDELLNGTMNNILQPTSEYCDEEESGPGRSGISDNEYYSAEE, via the exons ATGGCATTTAGTACCCAGAGATCCCTTGCATCTCTTCCTCCGGCTGAATCAGGTCCTCGGTGGAAGCACGACGTCTTTCTGAGTTTCAGGGGTGAAGACACCCGCAAGGGTTTTACATCCCATTTATATCACGAATTGCATTATTGGCAAGCAATCAAGACTTTCAAGGATGACCGAGAGCTTGATATAGGATCACGTATTTCTCCAGAGCTCTTGAGCGCTATTCGAGAATCACAACTTGCAATTGTTGTTCTCTCCCCTCACTATGCTTCTTCCAcctggtgcttggatgaactaACAAAGATTATCGAGTGCATGGAGGCAAGAAATGCAATTCTGCCAATATTTTATGAGGTAAATCCCTCGGACGTACGAAAACAACGAGGGAGTTTTGCAGAAGCCTTCACCATGCATGAAGAGAAGTTTGGAGAGGTCGACGCAGAGAAGGTGAAGCAATGGAGAGTCGCATTAACAAAAGCGGCCAATCTTTCAGGGTGGGATTCAAAGAATTACAA GTCTGAAAGAGAGCTCATCGAAGACATTGTAAAATATGTGTGGAGAAAAGTCCATCCTAATCTTAAATTGTTAGATTCCACAGAGCCGCTAGTCGGAATTGACTCTACACTTCAACAACTAGGTTTGCTTTTAGCTCAAGAGGCTAATGATGTACGCTTTATAGGAATATGGGGGATGGGTGGTATAGGGAAGACCACCATAGCTAAGTtggtttttcagaaaatttctcATCATTTTGAACTTGCGAAGTTTCTTACTAATGTCAGAGAGGTGTCTGCAAGACATGGTACTCTAGTTGATTTACAAAAACAACTTCTTTCTCCAATGTTGAAGGAAAGTATTACAGAAGTTTATGATGAAATGCAGGGAACCTTGTTTACTAAGAATTGCTTGAGTAATAAAAAGgttcttcttgttcttgatgatgtggatcAAGTCAATCAACTAGAGAAATTGGCTAAACGTGAAGATTGGTTTGGTGCAGGAAGTAGAGTCATCATTACAACTCGAGATGAACGTCTGCTAGTTGAGCATGGCATAGAGTTGATTTATAAAGTTGAAGGGTTAAATGATGAAGAAGCTCTGGAGCTCTTCAGTCAAAATGCTTTTCAAAAGGATCAATATGACGAAGGTTTGCTAGAATTGTCCAAGTCTTTTGTAAATTATGCTAGAGGGCTTCCATTAGCTCTTAAAGTTTTGGGACGGTCTTTATATAAGAGAGGCCGAGATGAATGGATTAGTGCATTGGGCAAACTAAAGAAAAGTCCTGGTAGAGAAATTTTTACTTCACTCAAAATAAGTTATGATAGACTAGATGAGACAGACAAGGACATTTTTCTTGATGTAGCATTTTTCCATAAGGGGAAGGACAAGGAGGAACTACTTGAAATACTAGACAAAACTTATGACTTTTCCAGTCTTCTTGGGATAAATGTTCTCATTGAGAAGTCTCTCCTGACTATTAGTAAATCCCTCTATAATAATTCACGCACCAACGTGGAGATGCATGATTTGATACAAGAAATGGCATGGGAAATTGTTCGTCAAGAGTCTCCCGATGAACCTGGTCGACGCAGCCGTTTGTGCCATCATATGGACATATTTCATGTATTCATAAACAATTCG gGAACACAAGCACTCAAGGGCATTGTCCTCCGCTTGCCCGAATTGGAAAAGGCGTACTGGAATTGTGAAGCCTTCTCCAAAATGTCTCAACTAAGGTATGTTGAATTTCAGAATGTGAACATACCTTCAGGCCCAAGTTTTCTTCCCAAGACTCTGATAACTCTCAAATGGAGTTGGTATCCTTCCAAATGTCTTCCATATGACTTTCAACTGCATTTCCTTACTGAGCTTAAGATGCCTAAAAGCAACCTTGTTCAGCTTTGGGAGGGAGCACAG GATTTGCCCAACTTGAAATATTTGGATCTCGTATACTCAGAAAACTTGACCAAGACCCCAGATTTCACACGCACTCCTAATCTTAAGGAGCTGGTACTTCGACATTGTACAGATTTAGTTGAAATCCACCCTTCCATTGCAATGCTCAAAAGGCTTGAGAGATTGGATTTATCAGACTGTACAAGTATTACGAGTCTCCCTACGGAGTTTGAAACGGATTCTCTTAAGTTTTTCAGTGTTAAGCATTGCTCAAAACTGAAAAAGATTCCAGAATTTGGGGAACAGATGAAAAATTTGTTACAGCTTTGGCTAAGTGGGACTGCTATTGTGAAAGTCCCTTCATCAATTGACCGCCAAGTTGGCCTTAAATATCTTCAGCTACATGATTGTGAAAGTCTTTTGTGTCTTCCCAATGCCATATGCAATCTGAAGTTTCTCTTACAGCTGGATATCTCCAGATgctcaaaatttgagaaactcCCAGAGAACTTGGGGAAGATGGAGAGTTTAGAGTATTTTCGTATGAATGAAACTTCGATAACAGACTTGCCGCCCTCCCTTTCACTTTTGAAAGATCTCCAAGTACTAGAGTGTCGTGGATCACCAATAAAGAAGCAAGATGGGGGCTTCTGGGGTTTGTTTGTAAGAAAGAGTCCAGAACCTTTGGGCTTGGTGTTGCATTCTCTAAATGGTTTACGCTCCTTGAAGCAGTTAGATCTAAGTGATTGTAATATTTGTCAAGGAGGTATCCCGGATGACATTGGTTGCTTGTCCTTTGTACAACAGTTGGATCTTAGTGGAAATAATTTTGTTACCTTACCTTCAAGCATCAAAAGGCTTTCGAATCTTCATGTATTTCGGTTGCAGAGGTGCCAAAGGCTTCAGCAAGTACCAGATCTTCCATCAACCAGTTCATTACATATATCTGCAGACGACTGCATTTCTTTGGTAATGTTGCCACAACCATCAGAGTTGAGGAGATCTTCCATCAAATCACGGGGCTTTTCTTTCACTTCTGCCAATTGCTTTGGACTGGTTGACAATGAAGGCTGTAATAATGGAATATTTTCAATGCTGAGACGACTGGCCTCtcag GGGATCTCCACCGATTATGGTAACTTTTCTTTCAATATTGTAAGTCCTGGAAGTAAAATTTCAGAGTGGTTCGCGTTCCAAAATGAGGGAGATTCACTAATTGTGGAGCTTCCTCTTCCGGATTCATGGAGATCATCAAAGTGGATGGGGCTTGCTTTTTGTGTCATGTTTGCAGATGATCCAGCAGCTTCTCTTGAATATGACTATTCAGTAATTGAATGTTCATCAGAAGGGATTGACTCTCTATCCTGGCAGTTGGGAAAAAAGGGCAATCTTGTGAAAGATCACTTTTGGGTATTTTATTTGCATCGTCAAGAATATTGGAACAATACCACAGCCAGTAGTCATATTAGGTTTTCATTACAAACGTATTGCCGTTCAAACCAGGTACCATTAGTCTTGAGTATTGATGAGCTCAGCAAGTATGGGAATCTTGTGACCAAGGGTGCATATAATGTGAAGAAATGCGGGGCACGTTTGGTGTTCGAAGATGATTTGGACGAACTCCTCAACGGAACGATGAACAACATCCTTCAGCCAACAAGTGAATACTGTGACGAGGAGGAGTCAGGTCCAGGTAGAAGTGGTATCTCTGACAATGAATATTACTCTGCTGAAGAATGA